One genomic region from Salvia hispanica cultivar TCC Black 2014 chromosome 2, UniMelb_Shisp_WGS_1.0, whole genome shotgun sequence encodes:
- the LOC125206282 gene encoding uncharacterized protein LOC125206282, whose amino-acid sequence MKSQESMFEAWERFNALLKKCPNHGLSPGHQVSLFYNGCSEFIKSQLDFGSGGSFLDKGVDECKKMLQRLAYTSKSWSSGRDGSMPVASVVDSDAFNLLNQQMMILNQKVDSISLGMTPNVEPQPTVEDVNYVHQGGNQRNFYNYRPNNGGGNYRPSFNTHPNLSYGNPNNAIQPSGVNNSPSTSKSSSDVTNELLKALMEKTDGIMEHSTKRIDKVETAVVEVATRMGALEHQMSQIAQTVGQLHQPGQFPSTTIPNPKDCKAIYLRSGTSYESPPMPEVEAKEVPEEEKEEEEIEVESPNMPSEGQPETIIPPKPMEVKIPFPQVVHKKKLDEKFAKFLEIFKRVHLNIPLIEALQQMPGYLKFLKEIMSKKKKLVDYETVSLTENCSAIIQQKMPAKMKDPGSFNISCVIGNDRQTKALCDLGASINLMPLSFFRKLKFGVLKPTTITLQMADKSVKFPNGILENVLVRVNDFIFPVDFVVLDMKEDPNVPLILGRPFLATGKALIDVTKGELTLRHGNKTAILSMLDKMKRHEMEESKRVEEVPLEIEECKVIQVSKDVEVEKPLEEILVPNWFFELENETSLGEQKKEVPKWANGESHGVDLGENDKPIWWKKRLNKLYLAAKARTGPDEVIQVSLDH is encoded by the coding sequence ATGAAGAGCCAAGAGTCTATGTTCGAAGCATGGGAGAGATTCAATGCTTTGTTGAAGAAGTGTCCTAACCATGGGTTGTCTCCGGGCCATCAAGTGAGCCTTTTCTATAATGGATGCTCGGAATTTATCAAAAGTCAACTAGACTTTGGTTCGGGGGGATCATTCTTGGACAAAGGGGTTGATGAGTGCAAGAAGATGCTTCAAAGGCTTGCATACACTAGCAAGAGTTGGAGCTCGGGTCGAGATGGCTCTATGCCGGTAGCTTCGGTTGTTGATTCGGATGCATTCAATCTCCTCAACCAACAAATGATGATTCTCAATCAAAAGGTGGATAGCATAAGTTTGGGGATGACACCCAATGTAGAGCCTCAACCTACCGTAGAGGATGTTAATTATGTGCATCAAGGAGGAAATCAAAGGAACTTCTACAATTATCGCCCCAACAATGGGGGTGGTAATTATCGTCCATCCTTCAATACACATCCAAATCTTTCGTATGGGAATCCGAATAATGCTATTCAACCAAGTGGGGTTAACAATTCACCTAGCACTTCAAAGTCTTCAAGTGATGTTACCAATGAGCTTCTAAAAGCTTTGATGGAGAAGACCGATGGGATTATGGAACACTCTACCAAGAGGATTGATAAAGTTGAGACGGCGGTGGTAGAAGTTGCTACAAGAATGGGGGCCTTGGAGCACCAAATGAGTCAAATTGCTCAAACCGTGGGTCAACTTCATCAACCGGGGCAATTCCCAAGCACTACAATTCCAAATCCGAAAGATTGCAAGGCAATCTACTTGAGGAGTGGGACAAGTTATGAGAGTCCTCCTATGCCCGAAGTGGAAGCTAAGGAAGTACccgaagaagagaaagaagaagaggaaatagAGGTGGAGTCACCTAATATGCCATCCGAGGGTCAACCCGAGACAATTATTCCTCCCAAGCCCATGGAAGTCAAAATTCCTTTTCCTCAAGTGGTGCACAAGAAGAAATTAGATGAGAAGTTTGCAAAGTTCCTTGAGATCTTCAAGAGGGTGCACCTCAATATACCTCTCATTGAGGCACTCCAACAAATGCCCGGCTATCTCAAATTCTTGAAGGAGATTAtgtcaaagaagaagaagttggtTGATTATGAAACCGTGAGCTTGACCGAGAATTGTAGTGCAATCATCCAACAAAAGATGCCGGCAAAGATGAAAGATCCAGGAAGCTTCAACATCTCTTGTGTGATCGGGAATGATAGGCAAACCAAGGCCTTGTGTGATTTGGGGGCAAGCATAAATCTTATGCCCTTAAGCTTCTTCCGGAAGTTAAAGTTTGGTGTTTTGAAGCCGACTACCATCACCCTTCAAATGGCGGATAAGTCCGTCAAGTTCCCCAATGGAATTCTTGAAAATGTCTTAGTAAGGGTGAATGATTTTATCTTCCCCGTGGACTTTGTAGTCTTGGACATGAAGGAGGATCCTAATGTTCCTCTCATTCTTGGAAGACCATTCCTTGCAACCGGGAAAGCTTTAATTGATGTCACCAAGGGAGAACTCACCCTTAGGCATGGAAACAAGACGGCTATCCTCTCTATGTTAGACAAGATGAAACGCCATGAAATGGAAGAATCCAAGAGAGTAGAAGAGGTGCCTTTGGAAATTGAAGAGTGCAAGGTGATACAAGTGTCTAAGGATGTTGAAGTTGAGAAGCCATTGGAGGAGATCTTGGTCCCTAATTGGTTTTTTGAGCTTGAGAATGAAACAAGTTTGGGGGAGCAAAAGAAGGAGGTGCCAAAATGGGCAAATGGTGAATCTCATGGAGTTGACCTTGGAGAAAATGACAAGCCTATTTGGTGGAAAAAGCGGCTAAACAAGCTCTATTTGGCCGCAAAAGCTAGGACGGGCCCCGATGAGGTGATCCAAGTGAGCTTGGACCATTAA